One genomic segment of Prosthecobacter fusiformis includes these proteins:
- a CDS encoding protein kinase domain-containing protein, translating to MNERYHIISTLASGGSGSIQQAWDRTENRDVAIKRLNHLNTAHQAALVREARTLYALRHPYIVTVYDYGSDDQGAYLVMELIKGESLDKRLSRGPLDLAAFKLLVTQTLEAVGAAHDAGLIHRDLKPENIMLPWNQHGHLEVKLIDFGLAQELPADGGLQDSMAGSIYFMAPEQFGSGYVDVRTDLYALGCVYYFALTGQLPFPGEEKAQVITSHLYPPRQPLGELRPDLSDALCLWVEQLIRVKPTDRPPSAAAALAAFRRLGTNLQVQAATSVTEAAVMVLEDEELPAVLPDDEPDEEPVLLTLDEEETSVLSVLADEPETSPEPPVTTVYGEEEESPMVDVSSEPETSSALEPKSFRTEEPALLPAAVSATHAEPAKPTSRAETARRPAQASMRPGTKRRSSLVMIFTAFGFVLLAQLAIVSYFKYAGREAREQRLLQLSESDQPEGSDVDIRMLLEFLQDPAHQDQAAKALTQIRGGSYIDDILSEHLEEIKNHRAAARLVQITGQRRSIAAVEPLLRMTNDPRTDVREAVWLALGRITPEEKLPQVLAQARKSSGSDLKMVEQSLIAAIRGALDPKVATQHVLRAYRQSTGQAENRTLFFNVLTHVGGDETLDIVTEAIADPSQKLRLAAITTLAQYPTHEPLAIITTRFLKEEDEACRIYLLLAARELVGNPGPSSQQTLFLQVQSLYSNTRDTEEKRYVAGIMSRVIAPGTAAFFEEFANEADDSLKAEARDLAEIFRNKLTQVLPVAPNGTAQLPAEKADYRSDSSIALEKDILINWTQEGDWASWLVEFPQSGPYEIAIYQSHTSDQLGTYEVLLAGQTLLTAAVKTGGASDFKGFVVGNVQVEQPGIYRLRVRAKTIPHEGELFRVQKMVVKALPK from the coding sequence ATGAACGAGCGCTATCACATCATCTCCACCCTCGCCTCCGGAGGCAGCGGCAGTATCCAGCAGGCCTGGGACAGGACTGAAAACCGCGATGTGGCGATCAAACGCCTGAACCACCTCAATACCGCCCATCAAGCGGCGCTGGTACGGGAGGCACGCACTCTTTATGCCCTGCGCCATCCTTACATCGTTACGGTTTACGATTACGGCAGTGATGACCAAGGGGCCTATCTGGTGATGGAACTGATCAAGGGAGAATCCCTGGACAAGCGACTGTCCCGAGGGCCCCTGGACCTCGCGGCCTTTAAGCTGCTGGTAACCCAAACCCTGGAAGCCGTTGGTGCGGCCCATGATGCAGGGCTGATCCACCGGGATCTGAAACCAGAGAACATCATGCTGCCATGGAATCAGCATGGGCACCTGGAGGTGAAGCTGATTGATTTTGGCCTGGCTCAGGAACTGCCCGCTGACGGCGGATTGCAGGATTCCATGGCCGGATCCATTTATTTTATGGCACCGGAGCAGTTCGGGAGCGGTTATGTGGATGTGCGGACGGATCTGTATGCTCTGGGCTGTGTGTATTACTTTGCCCTCACGGGCCAGCTTCCTTTTCCAGGGGAAGAGAAGGCGCAGGTGATCACCTCCCATCTGTATCCGCCGCGCCAGCCACTAGGAGAGCTGCGGCCAGATCTCAGCGATGCTTTGTGCCTGTGGGTGGAGCAATTGATCCGTGTCAAACCGACCGACCGCCCCCCGAGTGCAGCGGCAGCCCTGGCCGCCTTCCGCAGGCTGGGCACGAATCTGCAAGTGCAGGCAGCGACAAGCGTCACCGAAGCAGCAGTCATGGTTCTGGAAGATGAGGAACTGCCTGCGGTGCTTCCGGACGATGAGCCCGACGAAGAGCCAGTCTTGCTCACTTTGGATGAAGAGGAGACATCGGTCCTTTCAGTGCTGGCCGATGAGCCAGAAACATCTCCTGAACCACCCGTTACAACTGTTTATGGAGAGGAGGAGGAATCGCCCATGGTGGATGTTTCTTCTGAGCCTGAAACATCTTCCGCTTTGGAGCCGAAATCCTTCCGCACAGAGGAGCCCGCGCTGCTTCCCGCCGCAGTTTCTGCTACCCATGCAGAGCCAGCAAAGCCGACGAGCCGGGCAGAGACTGCGCGCCGTCCTGCACAGGCATCCATGCGGCCCGGGACGAAACGCCGATCCAGCTTGGTGATGATCTTCACTGCGTTTGGATTCGTCCTTTTGGCCCAGCTTGCCATAGTCAGCTATTTCAAATACGCAGGTCGGGAGGCGCGTGAGCAACGTCTGCTGCAATTGAGTGAAAGTGATCAGCCAGAGGGGTCGGATGTGGATATCCGGATGTTACTGGAATTTCTGCAAGATCCTGCCCACCAGGACCAAGCGGCCAAAGCTCTGACCCAGATTCGTGGTGGCAGCTACATTGACGACATCCTTAGCGAGCACCTGGAGGAAATTAAAAACCACCGAGCGGCAGCACGTCTGGTGCAGATCACTGGCCAGCGTCGTAGCATTGCGGCTGTCGAACCCCTGCTGCGCATGACGAATGATCCGCGCACCGATGTGCGGGAGGCCGTTTGGTTAGCCTTAGGTCGTATTACTCCAGAGGAAAAACTGCCTCAGGTGCTGGCCCAAGCGCGCAAAAGCAGCGGCAGTGACCTGAAGATGGTCGAACAATCTCTGATCGCCGCGATCCGAGGAGCCTTGGACCCGAAGGTGGCCACCCAGCACGTACTGCGTGCCTACCGTCAATCCACAGGCCAGGCAGAAAACCGAACCCTCTTTTTCAATGTGCTGACGCATGTGGGTGGAGATGAAACCTTGGACATCGTCACCGAAGCAATCGCAGATCCATCGCAAAAGCTGCGATTGGCTGCCATTACGACCTTGGCACAATATCCCACGCATGAACCGCTGGCCATCATCACGACCCGCTTTTTAAAAGAGGAGGATGAAGCCTGCCGCATTTATCTGCTCCTGGCGGCCCGAGAGTTGGTCGGCAATCCTGGCCCCAGCTCCCAGCAGACTCTTTTTCTCCAGGTGCAAAGCCTCTATAGCAACACCCGTGACACTGAGGAGAAGCGCTATGTAGCTGGCATCATGAGCCGCGTCATCGCCCCGGGGACTGCCGCCTTTTTTGAAGAATTCGCCAATGAGGCGGATGATTCCCTGAAAGCTGAGGCCCGTGACCTCGCCGAGATCTTTCGCAATAAACTGACCCAGGTCCTTCCTGTTGCACCAAACGGCACAGCCCAGTTGCCGGCGGAAAAGGCGGATTACCGGTCCGATAGCTCCATAGCCTTAGAAAAGGATATTTTGATCAACTGGACTCAAGAGGGGGACTGGGCCTCCTGGCTGGTGGAGTTCCCGCAAAGTGGCCCGTATGAAATCGCCATTTATCAATCCCATACCAGTGACCAGCTCGGCACGTATGAGGTTCTGCTGGCTGGCCAAACACTGCTGACTGCCGCAGTCAAAACTGGCGGCGCATCAGATTTTAAAGGCTTCGTTGTGGGCAATGTGCAGGTGGAGCAACCTGGCATCTACCGGCTGCGTGTGCGGGCCAAAACAATCCCCCATGAAGGTGAACTCTTCCGCGTGCAAAAAATGGTGGTCAAAGCCCTGCCTAAATAA
- a CDS encoding ABC transporter ATP-binding protein — protein MVHISIRDLTKRFGNQTVLDRVSLDIGEGELFFLLGPSGCGKTTLLRHLAGFYQPNEGQILFDGDDVTRLPAHKRGTGMMFQSYALWPHLNVAQNIAFGLEERNRPRPEIEHRVAEALEVVKLDGLGTRKIAQLSGGQQQRVALARALVVRPRCLLLDEPLSNLDAKLRHEMRSEIRRICKEFGLTAIYVTHDRDEALSMADRLAIMDVGRVVQSGTPEEVYRNPASRMVAEFIGESCFIPGTVQAHAADGLYEVQTSFATLRARLSSPDWQPLHGEKTLLSIRPEALTFGHLLNSPNHFPGHIVDTTYLGSTAQYKLRIQNGPEIMVSEVNPSPVRQPSDIPVRAMAMPQDIVMLRGE, from the coding sequence ATGGTTCACATCTCCATCCGCGACTTAACCAAACGCTTTGGTAACCAGACGGTGCTGGACCGTGTGAGCCTGGACATTGGTGAGGGAGAGCTGTTCTTTTTGCTGGGGCCCAGCGGATGTGGAAAGACCACACTGCTGCGCCATCTGGCCGGATTTTATCAGCCGAATGAAGGTCAGATTTTATTTGATGGCGATGATGTGACCCGCCTGCCTGCGCACAAGCGTGGGACTGGCATGATGTTTCAAAGCTATGCCCTGTGGCCCCATTTAAACGTGGCCCAAAACATCGCCTTCGGTCTGGAAGAAAGGAACCGGCCCAGGCCTGAGATCGAGCACCGAGTGGCTGAAGCTCTGGAAGTGGTGAAACTGGATGGACTGGGCACGCGCAAGATCGCCCAGCTTTCAGGTGGGCAGCAGCAGAGAGTGGCGCTGGCCCGTGCACTGGTCGTGCGCCCGCGCTGCCTGCTCCTGGATGAGCCGCTTTCCAATTTGGATGCGAAACTGCGCCACGAAATGCGGTCTGAGATCCGACGTATCTGCAAGGAATTTGGTCTGACGGCCATTTACGTGACCCATGACCGGGATGAAGCCTTGAGCATGGCAGACCGCCTAGCCATCATGGATGTGGGCCGTGTGGTGCAATCCGGCACACCTGAGGAAGTCTATCGAAATCCAGCTTCACGCATGGTGGCGGAATTTATTGGCGAGTCTTGTTTTATTCCAGGGACCGTTCAGGCCCATGCAGCGGACGGGCTCTATGAAGTGCAAACATCGTTCGCCACATTGCGGGCGCGTCTTTCCAGCCCGGATTGGCAGCCGCTGCATGGGGAAAAGACCCTGCTATCCATTCGCCCGGAGGCATTGACCTTTGGCCACCTGCTGAATTCCCCCAACCATTTTCCGGGTCATATTGTGGACACCACTTACCTCGGCTCCACAGCCCAGTACAAGCTGCGCATTCAGAATGGACCGGAGATCATGGTGAGTGAAGTGAATCCATCTCCTGTCCGCCAGCCGTCCGACATACCTGTACGTGCCATGGCCATGCCGCAAGACATTGTGATGCTGAGAGGGGAATGA
- the speA gene encoding biosynthetic arginine decarboxylase: MERRTPKTSPWTINDSADLYGIREWGHGYFDVSAKGEVVVNLKDGKKPKPVSLSEIVKGLRERGTQLPVLIRFGDLLRWRIDELNEGFHSAIKEAKYQGLYRGVYPIKVNQQQEVIEEITRYGRKYHYGLEAGSKPELIAALAYMHDPEAYIVCNGYKDEEFIDLALNAQKMGLQVILVLEMPSELALILERSKKMGVRPTLGVRFRLSAESAGYWSGSGGDASVFGLNISQLMGVVDHLRDQGMLDCLRMLHYHQGSQIPNIRAIRQAVTEATRVYCGLVHEGARMGILDLGGGLAISYDGFKGATSASSNYGTKEYCADVIEAISEVTAEAGVPHPDIITESGRAVVAYYSVLVINILDVNRFEPGRGPIELKKDSPQLLRNLAELREEFGKDASKLTRDRVQEIYNDAVYYRDKLRSEFNYGKVGLRERSQGEEMYWSIMTWISGKLESVGHDGSQMERMSTVMTDYYYGNFSVFQSLPDLWAIDQIFPVMPIHRLKEKPTRNAVLSDITCDSDGKIDKFAHGGEICGSLPLHDPDFEKGEDYMLGIFLVGAYQETLGDLHNLLGDTNVVSISIENGKLKYRREQEGDSVSEVLSYVEYDPKDLATRFRNLAESAVVSKRITAAERREIMGAYDAGLRGYTYFET, translated from the coding sequence ATGGAACGCCGCACCCCCAAAACCTCCCCCTGGACCATCAACGACAGCGCCGACCTTTACGGCATTCGTGAGTGGGGTCATGGTTATTTCGATGTGTCCGCCAAGGGCGAGGTCGTCGTGAACCTGAAAGATGGCAAAAAACCGAAGCCGGTTTCTCTTTCTGAAATCGTCAAGGGTCTGCGTGAGCGCGGCACCCAGCTTCCGGTGCTGATCCGTTTTGGTGATCTGCTGCGCTGGCGCATTGATGAGCTGAATGAAGGTTTTCACTCCGCCATCAAGGAGGCCAAATATCAGGGGCTTTATCGCGGGGTGTATCCGATCAAGGTGAACCAGCAGCAGGAGGTCATCGAAGAGATCACCCGCTATGGCCGCAAGTATCATTACGGTCTCGAAGCTGGCAGCAAACCGGAGCTCATCGCTGCGCTGGCCTACATGCATGACCCGGAAGCTTACATTGTCTGCAATGGTTACAAGGATGAGGAGTTCATCGACCTGGCGCTCAATGCCCAAAAGATGGGCCTGCAGGTCATCCTGGTGCTGGAGATGCCCAGCGAACTGGCCCTGATCCTGGAGCGATCCAAAAAAATGGGCGTTCGCCCCACCCTCGGCGTTCGGTTTCGCCTGAGTGCAGAAAGCGCCGGTTACTGGAGCGGCTCCGGCGGTGACGCCAGCGTCTTTGGCCTGAACATCAGCCAGCTCATGGGCGTGGTGGATCATCTGCGCGACCAGGGCATGCTGGATTGCCTGCGCATGCTGCATTATCACCAGGGCTCGCAGATCCCCAACATCCGTGCCATCCGCCAGGCGGTGACGGAAGCTACGCGCGTTTATTGCGGCCTTGTACACGAAGGTGCCCGCATGGGCATTCTGGATCTGGGCGGCGGTCTGGCCATCAGCTATGACGGATTCAAGGGTGCCACCTCTGCATCGAGCAATTACGGCACCAAGGAATACTGCGCGGACGTCATTGAGGCCATTTCGGAAGTTACCGCTGAAGCAGGCGTGCCGCATCCGGACATCATCACTGAATCTGGCCGTGCAGTGGTGGCTTATTACTCGGTCTTGGTGATCAACATCCTGGACGTCAACCGCTTCGAGCCAGGACGTGGCCCTATTGAGCTGAAAAAAGATTCCCCCCAACTCCTGCGCAATCTGGCAGAACTGCGGGAAGAATTTGGCAAAGACGCCTCCAAGCTGACCCGTGACCGCGTGCAGGAAATCTACAACGATGCGGTCTATTACCGCGACAAACTGCGGAGCGAATTCAACTACGGCAAAGTGGGCCTGCGCGAGCGCTCCCAAGGCGAAGAAATGTACTGGTCCATCATGACATGGATTTCCGGCAAGCTGGAATCTGTGGGCCATGACGGCAGCCAGATGGAGCGCATGAGCACCGTGATGACGGATTACTATTACGGGAATTTCAGCGTCTTCCAGAGCCTGCCTGACCTTTGGGCCATCGACCAGATTTTCCCGGTGATGCCCATTCACCGGCTGAAAGAGAAGCCCACGCGCAATGCCGTGCTTTCCGACATCACTTGTGACAGTGACGGTAAGATTGACAAATTTGCCCATGGTGGTGAGATCTGCGGCAGCTTGCCGCTGCATGATCCTGATTTCGAAAAAGGTGAGGATTACATGCTGGGCATCTTCCTCGTCGGTGCCTACCAGGAGACCCTGGGGGATCTGCACAATTTGTTAGGCGACACCAATGTCGTCAGCATCAGCATCGAAAACGGCAAGCTCAAATACCGCCGTGAGCAGGAAGGCGACAGCGTCTCCGAAGTGCTCAGCTATGTGGAGTATGATCCGAAGGACCTGGCCACCCGCTTCCGCAATCTGGCTGAAAGCGCGGTCGTTTCCAAGCGTATCACAGCTGCTGAGCGCCGCGAGATCATGGGAGCCTATGACGCCGGTCTGAGAGGTTACACCTACTTCGAAACCTAG
- a CDS encoding PVC-type heme-binding CxxCH protein, with the protein MLRPTTALALLAVVTVTAFAAKPEKPARPEKPVRPVKEFVPAKPAFTADPAVPAFDEKAAVPVHLDTSMFKVPEGLEISVWATSPMLFNPANMDVDHAGRIWVAEGINYRRNSGRSREGDAIRVLQDTDGDGKADESHVFVREKELECPLGVAVFDNVIVVSNTPNIIVYTDVDRDLKFDPSVDKREVLLSGFEQPQHDHSLHSVYAGPDGRWYFSNGNCGAQFTDKSGNTFRIGSGYLNNTYVGEKSDDGHVYVGGFTASMEPNGHNARVLGFNYRNSYEGVKNSFGNMFLNDNDDPPACRVSHLIEGGSFGFFSRDGKRQWRADKRPGQTTAIAEWRQEDPGSIPAGDVYGGGAPTGMCYYENGALGDKWKGLLLSCETGRNVVFGYLPKLDGAGFKLERFDFCTTNTTGVFKGSDFVGGKDNMSDESHTLFRPSDVCVGADGAIYVSDWFDKRTGGHMDTDETCSGTIYRIAPKGFKAQQPKISYDTTEGQIAALKSPATNVRHSGFVKLKEQGEKSLPAVTALLNDENPYIAARAVWLLAQMGEKASLRIRPWLESDDADKRLVAFRALRAAGGDLLDLYNSMAADGSAAVRSEVAVAMRDVPFAQSGKILVELAKRYNGKDRSYLEAWGIGCTGKEAEVWAALKKAGNGTAAEDWSDAFAQATWRLHPVAAVEDVKARALSAKLSAPQRKLALDTLAFTQDPSAANAMLAVAKDKESPIHGDAMWWLINRSTNDWNEYNIAGELKAQGIFDPDAIKLVTIEIPPAGESLVKLEDVLKLKGDAKNGSSLVVRCVMCHQINGQGVEFGPSLQGWGLSQPTDIIAQAIIDPSKDIAHGFDGVEILTKDGLKIHGMVLAEGDVFIVRSMGGQTQFVPRKRIANRTKMTRSLMLSGSQLGLTAQDIADIVAYMRQAE; encoded by the coding sequence ATGCTCCGACCCACCACCGCCCTAGCCCTCCTCGCCGTTGTGACGGTGACTGCTTTCGCTGCGAAGCCTGAAAAGCCTGCCCGCCCGGAAAAGCCTGTACGTCCCGTCAAGGAATTCGTCCCAGCCAAGCCTGCCTTCACGGCGGATCCTGCGGTGCCTGCGTTTGACGAAAAAGCAGCAGTGCCCGTGCATCTGGATACGAGTATGTTCAAAGTGCCGGAGGGACTGGAGATCTCCGTCTGGGCAACATCGCCGATGCTTTTTAACCCGGCCAATATGGATGTGGACCACGCGGGCCGCATCTGGGTGGCTGAGGGGATCAACTACCGCCGTAATAGCGGCCGCAGCCGCGAAGGGGATGCTATCCGCGTTCTGCAGGATACCGATGGGGATGGAAAAGCGGATGAATCGCATGTCTTCGTCCGGGAAAAGGAGCTGGAATGTCCGCTGGGGGTGGCGGTGTTCGATAACGTCATCGTGGTCTCGAATACGCCGAACATCATCGTTTATACCGATGTGGACCGGGACCTGAAATTCGACCCCTCCGTGGACAAGCGCGAGGTGCTTCTGTCCGGCTTTGAGCAGCCGCAGCATGATCACAGCCTGCACTCCGTCTATGCCGGTCCAGATGGCCGCTGGTATTTCAGCAATGGCAATTGCGGTGCGCAGTTTACTGACAAAAGCGGGAACACGTTTCGCATCGGTAGCGGTTACCTTAACAACACTTACGTTGGTGAAAAGAGCGACGACGGCCACGTCTATGTGGGCGGTTTCACGGCCAGCATGGAACCCAATGGGCATAATGCGCGCGTCCTGGGCTTCAATTATCGCAACAGCTATGAGGGCGTGAAGAACTCCTTTGGAAACATGTTTCTGAATGACAATGACGATCCGCCGGCTTGCCGGGTCAGCCACCTCATCGAAGGCGGCAGCTTTGGTTTCTTCTCGCGTGATGGCAAACGCCAGTGGCGGGCAGACAAGCGGCCTGGGCAGACCACAGCCATCGCCGAATGGCGGCAGGAAGATCCGGGCAGCATCCCTGCGGGTGACGTCTATGGCGGCGGCGCACCTACCGGCATGTGCTATTATGAAAACGGTGCGCTGGGTGACAAATGGAAGGGCCTGCTGCTGAGCTGTGAAACCGGCCGCAACGTCGTCTTTGGCTACCTGCCAAAACTAGATGGCGCGGGCTTCAAGCTGGAGCGTTTTGATTTCTGCACCACCAACACAACCGGTGTCTTCAAGGGCAGCGACTTCGTGGGCGGCAAGGATAACATGTCCGATGAAAGCCACACACTCTTCCGTCCGAGTGATGTGTGCGTGGGTGCAGACGGGGCCATCTACGTGAGTGACTGGTTCGACAAACGCACCGGCGGGCACATGGACACGGATGAAACCTGCAGCGGCACCATTTACCGCATCGCTCCAAAGGGATTCAAAGCCCAGCAGCCGAAGATCAGCTATGACACGACGGAAGGCCAGATCGCCGCGCTGAAGTCCCCGGCCACGAATGTGCGCCACAGCGGATTTGTGAAACTGAAGGAGCAGGGTGAAAAATCACTGCCTGCGGTGACGGCGCTGCTGAACGACGAGAATCCGTACATCGCTGCGCGTGCTGTGTGGCTGCTGGCGCAGATGGGTGAAAAGGCTAGCCTGCGTATCCGCCCATGGCTGGAGTCTGATGATGCAGACAAGCGGCTCGTGGCCTTCCGTGCCCTGCGGGCTGCCGGTGGGGATCTGCTGGACCTTTACAACAGCATGGCCGCGGATGGCTCTGCCGCAGTGCGCAGCGAAGTGGCCGTGGCGATGCGTGATGTGCCCTTTGCCCAAAGCGGTAAAATTTTAGTGGAACTGGCCAAGCGGTACAATGGCAAGGACCGCTCCTACCTGGAAGCCTGGGGCATCGGCTGCACAGGCAAAGAAGCTGAAGTGTGGGCCGCCCTCAAAAAAGCAGGCAATGGAACAGCCGCAGAAGACTGGTCCGATGCCTTCGCCCAGGCAACCTGGCGTCTGCATCCGGTGGCGGCCGTCGAAGATGTGAAAGCACGGGCGCTTTCTGCCAAACTTTCCGCTCCACAGCGCAAGCTGGCGCTGGATACGCTGGCCTTTACCCAGGACCCAAGTGCTGCCAATGCCATGCTGGCCGTGGCCAAAGACAAGGAATCCCCGATCCATGGCGATGCCATGTGGTGGCTGATCAACCGCAGCACCAATGACTGGAATGAATACAACATCGCCGGAGAGCTGAAAGCCCAGGGCATCTTCGATCCCGATGCCATCAAGCTGGTGACCATTGAGATCCCACCTGCAGGTGAAAGTCTGGTGAAACTTGAAGATGTGCTCAAGCTCAAAGGCGACGCCAAAAACGGGTCATCCCTGGTCGTGCGCTGTGTGATGTGTCACCAGATCAATGGGCAAGGCGTCGAATTCGGCCCAAGCCTTCAGGGATGGGGGCTCAGCCAGCCGACCGATATCATTGCCCAGGCCATCATTGATCCCAGCAAGGACATCGCCCACGGCTTCGATGGCGTGGAGATCCTGACCAAGGACGGCCTGAAAATCCATGGCATGGTCTTGGCTGAGGGGGATGTGTTCATCGTCCGCAGCATGGGCGGGCAGACGCAGTTTGTGCCGCGCAAGAGGATCGCCAACCGCACCAAGATGACTCGCTCCCTCATGCTCAGCGGATCGCAATTGGGCCTAACGGCGCAGGATATTGCGGACATTGTGGCCTATATGCGCCAGGCGGAGTAA
- the dnaB gene encoding replicative DNA helicase, whose protein sequence is MAESVSNLVQAAAALGELPEKAAPKPQANPFGRKRNEIPTAEELLANINRALPFSDEAEKGVISSLLQDPNERLSESRVTLPAAAFYHEANRTVYEMLLSFYDKNLPVDPVMVTNALRDQGLLDRVGGPAMITELFTFVPVPSHYSYYKKIVQDKHILRQMIHACSLNIEASYEHGRSELEADINTLIDHSEQRILAVRETMSGKSDGVKSLSAHVAEAIDSIQYMLEHPGQLRGLSTGYSKLDSMSSGLQGGEMFVIAARPSMGKTSLAMNLVEHVAVDCDKACAVFSLEMSATMLVRRLLVSRAQLSMQDLSRGLMSRAQMDALTKATRELQKANILIDDTPGLDVLEMRAKARRMKKQHNIEMIMIDYLQLMTSSSRRAQDNRQIEIAEISAGIKGIAKELNVPVIVLAQLNRSVESRKGQRPVLSDLRESGSIEQDADMVGLLSREDYAGGKMEVGTEEEEERKKGQAVLILAKNRNGPTDDVPLRFIDYAMRFVERFPEEGEAESP, encoded by the coding sequence ATGGCAGAATCCGTTTCCAACCTTGTCCAGGCCGCCGCAGCTTTGGGAGAACTCCCCGAAAAAGCTGCCCCGAAGCCGCAGGCCAATCCCTTTGGCCGCAAGCGCAATGAAATACCCACGGCTGAGGAACTCCTGGCCAACATCAACCGCGCCCTCCCTTTCAGTGACGAAGCTGAAAAAGGCGTCATTTCCAGTCTGCTGCAGGATCCCAACGAGCGTCTGAGCGAAAGCCGCGTAACCCTCCCGGCGGCTGCCTTTTATCACGAGGCGAACCGGACGGTGTATGAAATGCTTCTATCGTTCTACGATAAAAACTTGCCGGTGGATCCGGTGATGGTCACCAATGCCCTGCGCGACCAGGGCCTGCTGGATCGTGTGGGCGGCCCAGCGATGATCACGGAGCTGTTCACCTTCGTCCCGGTCCCTTCGCATTACAGTTACTACAAAAAAATCGTCCAGGACAAGCACATCCTGCGGCAGATGATCCATGCCTGCTCCCTTAACATCGAGGCTTCTTATGAGCACGGGCGTAGCGAACTGGAGGCGGACATCAATACCCTCATTGACCACAGTGAGCAGCGCATCCTGGCCGTGCGTGAAACCATGTCTGGCAAAAGCGATGGCGTGAAAAGCCTCTCCGCTCATGTCGCTGAGGCCATTGATTCCATCCAGTACATGCTGGAGCATCCCGGCCAGTTACGCGGTCTCTCCACCGGTTACAGCAAGCTGGACAGCATGAGCAGCGGCCTGCAAGGCGGGGAAATGTTCGTCATCGCCGCCCGTCCCTCCATGGGCAAGACCTCCCTGGCCATGAACCTGGTGGAGCACGTGGCCGTGGATTGTGATAAGGCCTGTGCCGTTTTCAGTCTGGAAATGAGCGCCACCATGCTGGTGCGACGTCTCCTTGTCTCCCGCGCCCAGCTCTCCATGCAGGACCTCTCGCGCGGCCTCATGTCCCGTGCGCAAATGGATGCGCTGACGAAGGCCACCCGAGAACTGCAAAAGGCAAACATCCTTATTGATGACACTCCCGGCCTGGACGTGCTGGAAATGCGCGCCAAGGCACGGCGCATGAAGAAGCAGCATAACATCGAGATGATCATGATCGATTATCTCCAGCTCATGACCTCCAGCAGCCGTCGTGCACAGGACAACCGCCAGATTGAAATCGCGGAAATTTCCGCCGGTATCAAAGGCATCGCCAAAGAGCTGAACGTGCCCGTCATCGTTCTCGCCCAGCTCAACCGTTCCGTGGAGTCCCGTAAAGGCCAGCGCCCAGTGCTTTCAGATCTTCGTGAGTCCGGCTCCATCGAGCAGGATGCCGACATGGTGGGCCTCCTCAGCCGTGAAGACTACGCCGGCGGCAAGATGGAAGTGGGCACCGAGGAAGAAGAGGAGCGCAAAAAAGGCCAGGCCGTCCTCATCCTCGCCAAAAACCGAAACGGCCCCACCGATGACGTGCCCCTGCGCTTCATCGACTACGCCATGCGCTTCGTGGAACGCTTCCCTGAAGAAGGCGAAGCCGAGTCCCCTTAG
- a CDS encoding class I SAM-dependent methyltransferase has translation MSTGQPNQQSLTGYYRWHARIYDLTRWAFLFGRRRLVQRAAGHVKKPGRILEIGCGTGKNLVHLAEAFPQAEVIGLDLSQDMLDRARPKMERFGKRVSLLHQAYDAPVAGEVKFDLIVFSYSLSMINPGYDEVLKICQQDLSPQGVVAVVDFHESRWAWFRRWMGVNHVRMEGQVLACLRRDFPALLCQVHHGYGDLWRYVLFLGRPVI, from the coding sequence ATGAGCACCGGACAACCTAACCAACAATCACTCACTGGCTATTACCGCTGGCATGCACGCATCTATGACCTCACACGCTGGGCGTTCCTGTTTGGCAGGCGCAGGCTGGTGCAGCGTGCGGCAGGGCATGTGAAGAAGCCGGGGCGCATTCTGGAGATCGGCTGCGGCACGGGGAAAAACCTGGTGCATCTGGCGGAGGCGTTTCCGCAGGCGGAGGTCATCGGGCTGGATCTGTCCCAGGATATGCTGGACCGTGCGCGGCCCAAAATGGAGCGTTTTGGGAAGCGGGTTTCGCTTTTGCATCAGGCCTATGATGCGCCTGTGGCGGGAGAAGTGAAGTTTGACCTCATCGTCTTCAGTTACTCGCTGTCCATGATCAACCCTGGCTATGATGAAGTACTGAAAATTTGCCAGCAGGATCTCAGCCCACAAGGTGTGGTGGCGGTGGTGGATTTCCATGAAAGCCGGTGGGCCTGGTTCCGCCGCTGGATGGGGGTGAACCATGTGCGCATGGAGGGCCAGGTGCTGGCATGTCTGCGCCGTGACTTCCCTGCCCTGCTCTGCCAGGTGCACCATGGGTATGGTGACCTGTGGCGGTATGTGCTGTTTCTGGGCAGGCCGGTGATTTAG